One genomic region from Nitrospira sp. CR1.1 encodes:
- a CDS encoding alpha-glucosidase translates to MSLIHAAPPWWHSAVVYQIYPWSFQDSNGDGIGDLPGIISRLDYLKGTPDSLNIDAIWLSPLYPSPMHDFGYDVMDYCAIDSRFGTLEDFDRLTAEAHRRGIRVVMDLVLNHTSDQHPWFIESRSSRRSEKRDWYYWADGTAHHPPSNWAARFGGSAWTKDKHTGQYYLHSFLPEQPDLNWTNPAVRDAMFGVVRFWLERGVDGFRLDAINWLGKDTSWPDNPRRLAWRSYYRQVHRYDRDQPQAHETLRALWVAVKNYPDTMLVGEASSDTPGGPAAFYGSGTNELHEVFDFRLLRSPWQADVFRRLILESDRAVPGGGWPPIVFSNHDQSRHIDRYGKDGDPVRRARAAALLLFTLRGTPFVYYGEELGLRDGRLRRSDLRDPYTIRYWPWKKGRDPARTPMPWDTSPHAGFTTGTPWLPLSADWRRTNVVQGQRDTGSMLSLYKRLIRVKKGSRALTAGSYEPIDGGPNDCLLFHRRVQTDTHQEAMLVAINFSTHAQTISLPTSASLPQRSGRLVLSTDPQRSEGRWSADRFSLGPEEGMMVEIE, encoded by the coding sequence ATGTCCTTGATTCATGCAGCCCCGCCTTGGTGGCACTCAGCCGTCGTCTATCAGATCTACCCCTGGTCTTTTCAGGATTCCAACGGGGACGGGATCGGCGACCTCCCTGGCATCATCAGCCGGCTGGATTACCTGAAAGGCACGCCCGACTCGCTGAACATCGATGCCATCTGGCTGTCTCCGCTCTATCCCTCGCCCATGCATGACTTCGGCTATGATGTCATGGATTACTGCGCCATCGATTCGCGTTTCGGAACGCTCGAGGACTTCGATCGTCTCACGGCAGAAGCCCACCGCCGCGGCATCCGCGTCGTCATGGACCTCGTCCTGAATCACACATCCGACCAGCATCCCTGGTTCATCGAATCACGGTCGTCCCGCAGATCTGAGAAACGCGACTGGTATTACTGGGCCGACGGGACGGCACATCATCCCCCCAGCAATTGGGCCGCGCGCTTCGGAGGATCGGCCTGGACCAAAGACAAGCACACAGGTCAGTACTATCTGCATTCGTTTCTGCCGGAGCAGCCGGACCTGAACTGGACCAATCCTGCCGTGCGCGACGCGATGTTCGGCGTGGTGCGCTTCTGGCTCGAGCGTGGCGTGGATGGATTCCGGCTCGACGCCATCAACTGGCTCGGAAAAGATACCAGCTGGCCTGACAACCCGCGCCGGCTCGCCTGGCGAAGCTACTACCGTCAGGTGCACCGCTACGACCGTGACCAACCCCAGGCCCACGAAACGCTTCGAGCCTTGTGGGTTGCGGTGAAAAACTATCCCGACACCATGCTCGTCGGCGAGGCCTCATCGGATACCCCTGGCGGGCCTGCGGCATTCTATGGAAGCGGGACAAATGAACTGCATGAGGTCTTCGATTTCCGCCTGCTCCGTTCGCCGTGGCAAGCAGATGTGTTTCGCCGCCTGATTCTGGAGAGCGACCGGGCCGTACCGGGCGGCGGCTGGCCTCCAATCGTCTTCAGTAACCATGATCAATCCCGGCATATCGATCGCTACGGCAAGGACGGAGACCCCGTGCGTCGCGCCAGGGCTGCCGCCCTGCTGCTTTTCACGCTCCGCGGGACGCCCTTTGTCTATTACGGGGAGGAATTGGGACTGCGGGATGGAAGGCTCCGGCGGTCGGACTTACGCGATCCCTACACCATTCGCTATTGGCCATGGAAAAAAGGGCGCGATCCGGCGAGAACGCCGATGCCGTGGGATACTTCTCCGCATGCCGGATTCACAACCGGCACACCCTGGCTGCCGCTCTCGGCTGATTGGCGACGGACCAATGTCGTCCAGGGACAGCGGGATACCGGATCGATGTTGTCGCTCTATAAGCGGCTCATTCGAGTGAAGAAGGGATCTCGGGCACTCACGGCAGGGAGCTATGAACCGATTGATGGCGGCCCGAACGACTGTCTCTTGTTTCATCGCCGGGTTCAAACAGATACCCATCAGGAAGCCATGCTGGTTGCAATCAACTTCAGCACCCATGCGCAGACCATTTCACTCCCGACATCGGCTTCCCTGCCGCAACGAAGCGGACGTCTCGTTCTCTCCACCGATCCTCAACGAAGCGAAGGACGCTGGAGCGCAGACCGATTCTCGCTCGGCCCGGAGGAGGGGATGATGGTGGAGATCGAGTAG